The genomic region GGGAGGGCACCGTGTGACCGGTCGCGTCTTCATCGACGCAGGCTACGAGGGCGACCTGATGGCTGCCGCGGGCGTGCCCTACACCGTCGGTCGTGAGCCCAACAGCCGCTACCGCGAGACGCTCAACGGCGTGCACTTTGGTCATCCCGGGCACAACTTCAAAGCATGGGTGGACCCCTATCGCACGCCCAGAGACCCGGATTCAGGGCTGCTCCCGGGTGTGACTGCCGAGGTGCCCGGAGTCAACGGCGATGGCGATGAGGCGATTCAGGCCTACAACTTCCGTGTCTGTCTCACGAATCAACCGTCGAATCAACGGCCGTTCCCCAGACCCAGAGGCTACGATCCTGCTCGCCACGAGTTGCTCCTGCGCTACATCGAGGCGGGTGTCTGGGACGCGCTATACCTCACCTTACCCGTGCCGCATCACAAAACAGATACCAACAACTTTGGTGCGGTCTCGTCAGACCACATTGGTGCGAATCACCGCTGGCCCGATGGGTCTTACGCCGAGCGCGAGCGAATCTTCCAGGAGCACGTGGCCTACAACCAGGGCCTTTACTATTTCCTGGCAAATGACCCCAGAGTGCCGGCGTCGATCCGCGACGAGCTGGCCGCCTGGGGGCTGCCCCTGGACGAGTTCGAGGAGACAGGCGGCTGGCCACACGAACTCTACATCCGCGAATCCAGACGCATGCTCGCTGACGTCGTGATGACCGAGCATCACTGCAGGAAGTTCGACCGATCCGAGGACTCGATCGGCCTGGCCGCCTACACCATGGACTCGCACAACTGCCGGCGACTGGTCATCGATGGGCGCGTCTACAACGAGGGCAACGTCGAGGTCCCCCCCAGCAGCCCATACGAAATCAGCTATCGGGCGATCGTCCCGCCCCGCGGACACTGCGCCAATCTCCTTGTCCCGTGGTGTCTCTCGGCAAGCCACATCGCCTTCGGCTCAATCAGGATGGAACCGGTCGGCATGGTGCTCGGTCAGTCGGCTGGCGCAGCCGCCTGCCTGTCAATAGAACTCGGCGTCGATATTCAGGCTGTCCCGTATGACGAGCTCGCCGATTGTCTGACCTCAAATCATCAGGTGCTGACGTGGAGCCAAGAGCCGGTCAGCACGGGGATCAATCAGTGGGTGGAACAACCCGCCGATCGCACTTCGGTCATGACCGACAACCACAGCGATCACAGCGCCGCAGCAACCAGATAGGCCCCATCGCTCTTCAGGACCAACAGCCATGACTCATCATTACACCACAACACCAAGACGTGCCCGGCGGGTCCCGGGCTTCACACTGATCGAGCTGCTCGTGGTCATATCGATCATCTCGCTGCTCATCGGTATCCTCCTGCCGGCACTCGGAGCGGCTCGAGCCTCGGCCCGAACCATGGCTTGCCTAAGCAACCTCCGCCAGACCGGGCTGGCCTTCAGCATCTACGCGACAGACCACAACGACCTGTTCCCCTCAAGATCGGACCTCTGGTACCGCGCGAACGTGCTTGGACAGTACATCCAGGGCGGGGACACCACGACACCCGGCAACATCGGCGGATCGACCTACGCCTGCCCGAGCGACGAGGATGGCGCACGTTCCTACAGCATGAACATCTACGCGACCAGCGGAGACGCAGGAGCCTTCATCAACTCGGCTTTTGGCGAACAGTTCAACGCCGCGGTCATCAACGCCAGCCAGATGATTATCATGTCCGAGAGCTGGTCCTACTTCCAGTCTGATGGGCAGTACTTCGCCTACGCCTTCCTGGCCGAACGAGGTTTCACCCCCTATCAGAACTTCGTCGATCGCCCGGTCCGTGGCTCCTCACAGTTCGGCAAGGTCTACGACCCGCTCCGCGAGAGCCAGTTGGATTTCTCCCGCCACCGCTCAACAGGTGAACCCCACGAGGCACGCGGGAGTGTCAACATCGTCTTTGTCGACGGTCATGCCGCTTCCCACACAGACGAGCAGATGGTCGACCGCGCCGCCGAAAAAAGCACCTACGCCCTTCTCTGGTCACCCAAAGACCGCGACGTGGAGAGCAACTGATGTCGATGGCCCCCGCACCTCACGCCGAATGTTTCTCACTCACTTCCTGGCTGATGATCACACTCATGATGCTGGCCCCGCATGCACCCGGCCAGGCCCTGGCGCAGCAAGCCGCTACGGGCCCGGGGCCCATCAAAGTCGAGGTCGTCGAGCGCTACGGTCGCTTCATGCTCCTGCGCGACGGCAAGCCTTTCGAGATGCGTGCGGTTTCCGGTTTTGATGAGCTGGACACTGCGGCCGCCGCCGGCGTCAACACCCTCCGAACGTGGTCGACCAAACACCTGGACAACGGCAGAATCCTCGACGAGGCACACGCCCGCGGGATGGGAGTCATGGTCGGGCTCTGGCTCGGTCACAAGCGTGACGGCTTCGACTACAGCGACCCCGAGATGGTCAAAGAACAGTATGACCGCGTCACCGCCGAAATCCTCAAATACAAAGACCACCCCGCGGTGCTGATCTGGGGCATTGGCAATGAGGCCGAGGCCCGTGGCGGACAGCCCTACGAGGCTATCCAGCAGATCGCGGAGTTCGTCAAAGAAGTCGATCCCTACCATCCGACAGCCACAGTGCTAGCCGGCTCGCACGTGGACCGCATCACCGCAGTGCGCACACGGGCACCGTCTATCGACATCCTCGGCATCAACACCTACAGCCACTACGCCAACGTGGCGGAGAACGTCCGCAAAGCCGGCTGGACCGGGCCCTACATCGTCACCGAGATCGGCAACAACGGGACCTGGGAGGGCCCCCGTACCACCTGGGATGTCCCCATCGAGCCGCCGAGCGGGATCAAGGCGCAGCTCTACCGCGAACGTTACCTGGACTTGATGGCCAACCGCCGACAATGCCTCGCCGCTTTTCCCTTCAAGTGGGGGTACGTCCCGAAGGGCACCTCTACTTGGTTTAGCCTCTTCCACGCTAACGGCGAGCCTAACGCCGTGGTCGATCAGATGATCCAGATCTGGACAGGCCGCTGGCCGCAGGATCGCTCACCCTGGGTCACCGAACTCAACATCGAGGGCCAGCCCTACGACAGTAGCATCACACTTAAGCCCGGCACGGTGGTCACCGCAGAGGTCCGTTACACCCACGCTGACCCGCACACACTCGATAGCCGATGGCAGGTCAAGCCGGAGGCCACCATCGCCAGCGGGCAGGGCAGCCAGGCGATCAACGTGACCGCCGTCGATACCCCCATCGAAGTCATTGACCCCTACACCATCCGCTTCACCGTTCCATCCGAGCCGGGCCCCTACCGACTGTATTTCTACGGCTACACCCCCACGGACCGTCTCGGGTCGGCCAACGCGCCGTTCCTCGTCGCGTCCGGACCCTGAGCAGGGGAGAGCATGCTCTTACAGGACACGCCCCGCCGTCGTCGAGTTGCACTTGTGCTCAACAAGGACCAGCACCGCTGGCGACGCGTGCTCCGCGGGCTCCTGGGTCTCCACGAAGCACGGGATGAATGGGAACTCCACAGCGTCCCCGGCCTCACTGATCTCCACCTCGACCTGTTGCGCCGCTGGAAACCCGATGGCATCATCGCAGACGTGCCCGACCAGCAGGCCGCAGAAAAAATCATGCAACTGGACATCCCCACGGTCCATCTGGCTGACCGCACCCAAGTCCACGGGCTCACCAGTGTCGGCGTTGATCACCACAAAGTTGGTCAGATGGCAGGCCGCCATTTCGCGGAACTGGGGCTCCGGCATTTCGCTTATTTTGGCGATCTTGACTGGGCATCCAGCCGCGCACACCTCCAGGGATTCCATCAGACGCTGACGGACATAGGCCTCGATGCACGAGTCATTGAGCCCCCCAGATTCCCGACCCTCGACATGTCCGAGGGCTGGACCTCGGCCGATGACAGGATCGCGTCTTGGCTCGAATGCATCCCCCGCCCATTCGGCCTCCTGCTCGGAGATGACCGGTGGGGACTGTGGGTTGCTCAGGTCATCCGTCGCGCCCGCATGACGATCCCTTACGACGTCGCGATGCTCGGCATCCAGGACGACGAACTCCACTGCGAGATGACAACCCCTCCGCTCTCCAGCATCCGCCTGCCACTCGCGCAGATCGGGCTCGACGCCGGGCGACTCCTGCTCGAGATCATCGACGGCCGGGCCGATCCCGCCTCACAGATCAGATTGCCCCCGGTGAGCATTACCTTGCGGGCCTCCACCAGCTTGCTCGCGGTCGAAGACCCCGACCTGGCTCAAGCCCTCCGATTCATCGCCGACTCGGCCCACCTGCCGATCCAGGTCGAAGACATCCTCACAGCAGTCCCGGTCTCTCGCCGACAACTCGAACGCAAGTTCCGTGAACTACTGGGCAGAACACCCCTGCAGGAAATCCGTCGCCAGAGACTCCTGCGCGTCCGTGACCTACTGGCGACAACCGACGACTCGCTCCAGCAGATCGCCGAGCGCACCGGATTCGGCAGCATGTACAGCCTCTGCCGTGTCTTCCGCAGAGAAGCAAACGAAACACCTATGACCTTCCGACAGCGATACCGCAGAAGTTGAACTTCACCCCTTGACCGCCCCAAGCTGGATCCCCTTGACCAGATAACGCTGAAGCACAACAAACAGAACCAGCATCGGCAGCACCGACAGCGCCATCGCCGCCATCAGCACATTCGTCTGCTGACCCTGAGAGGAATCGAAAAACAGCAGACCCACGGGCAGCGTGTACCGATGTGTGCTCTTGAGCATAACCAAGGGCCAGAAGAAGCTGTGGAAGCTCGCGATGAACGTGAAGATCGTCAGCGTGATCACCCCGGGGCGGCTCAGCGGCAGGATGATGTCCCAGAACAGACGCCACCGTGAGGCACCGTCAATCATCGCCGCCTCATCCAGCGAAGACGGGATCGTCAGCATGAACTGACGAAGCAAAAACGTCCCGAACGCGCTGAAGGACGCCGGGATGATCAGCCCCATATAAGTATCCACCAGACCAAGACTGATCATGATCTGGTAGTTGGGGATCATCATCACTAGCCCCGGCAGCATCATTGTGCCCAGGTACAGAAAGAACACCGTGTCCCGACCACGCCAACGCAGACGTGAGAAACTAAAAGCCGCCAGCGCGCTGGTGAATACCTGAAGAAACGTGACCCAACTCGCCACCAGGATGCTGTTCCAGTACCAGCGACCAAAAAGAATCCCCTGAAGCTCCGTCCCCTCGGCCGATTCCAGACCAAGCAGCACCGCGTAGTTATCCCAACGCAACTCCGAGGGCAGCCAGCTCTCCAGCCCCACTTCCTCCAGAGGCTTGAGGCTGGTCAGAATCATCCACACGAACGGAAGGATCATGGTCATGCTCAGCAGCGTGAGCACCAGGTGAACACCAACCTTCGATAACCCCGCCGAACGTCGGGCACCGGAAGCAGCAGCAGGACGGTCTCGTGGCGGCAGATCAGTCATTGACAAACCGGTTCCCGAACGTCCAGTTCATCATCGTCAGCACAAAGACCATGGCGAACAGCGTCCATGTCACCGAGGCCGCGTAACCGAGACGACCGGTCTCGAACCCCTCGATGTAGATGTAATAACTCAGCGTCGTCGTCGCCCCCGCAGGTCCGCCCTCCGTCATCGTCCGCGCCATCTCAAAGCCACCCTGCAGCCCCGCAATCACGCTCATGATCACAATGAAAAACGTGATCGGTGCGAGCTGCGGCCAGGTCACATGCCAGAACCGGTCCCAGTGGCCGGCACCATCAATCGAAGCCGCCTCGTACAACTCGCCCGGCACGTTGCTCAGACCAGCGAGGTACAGCAGCATATTGTTGGACCCGATGGCCGCCCACAGCATCATGATCATCAGCGCCGGCTTGGCCCACCGCGTGTCACTGAGCCAGTTCGGAGGCTCAAGCCCGCCCGACGCCATCTCCGGCAACCCCCAGAACACCCGGCTAAGACCCAGCAAGGCCAAACCGCCCACCATCCACACCACACCAGCCAGAACTGTCCCCCCTACACCCTCATCTCGGCGGCATGTCTGCCCCGTGGCAACAACGCTGATCACAGCCCACAGCACGACAGTCACCGCCACCACCAACAACGCCACCGCCCGCCACTCGCCAGCGCCCCAACCGCCAACCCAGCACGGCAGCGTCAACGCCGCCACGGCCACCAGCACCGGCAGCCCCCCCGACTCACCCTCCCGATGCCAGCCAAGCAGCCATCGCGTGCCCACGACCGTCAGGAACACCAGCAAGCCCAGCAGCAGCAGACTCATGGCCTGTGGCACCCCGGCAGGCACCGCCAGCACCGAGTCTTCCACGCCCTCAAGCACCGGCCGCAACACCGCATTGATCGGCCCGGTCTCCGGACTGTAGAGCTTCTTCCAGAGAATGTAAGTCGCCACACCCGCCGTGAAATGCGGCAGATAAAACAACGTCCGGTAGACCGTTGAGCCTCCCGCTGCCCCCCCAACCAGCACAAGACCCGCCAGTGATGCCAGCAGCAGCGTCATCGCCGTCACCCCCGCACCCAGCATCGCCAGAACAAGCAGCGACAGCACCAGCACGGCAAGCGACACCCGCCGCATCCAGGCGATCCAGGCCGGATGGCCCAGGTCCTGACTCAGCAGCAACGCGGCACCAAGTGAACCCGCGATCCCGAACGGAATCGCCATCATCAGGAACAGCGTGTTGCCCAGATATCGCCAGAAATCAGGGTCGCCGGCCATCCGCACAAAGTTGTCAAAGCCGATAAACCGCAACGGCTCCTGCTTGAACATGTTGTGCAGCCGAAGATCCCAGTTCGAGAAGGCCAGAATCAGTGACAGGATCAGCGGCAGGAACGTGAAGCACAGAAAACCAACGATATTCGGCAGCAGAAAGCCAACCCCCACAACAACATCCCACCATCCCTGGCGACTCGGACTCCGTCTCATTATCCGCCCCCGCTCTGATCAGCCGCTACCGTCTCGTAGCCCGCGCGATACGCCTTATGGAACGGATTCGTGATCCAGTCATCAGGCACCGGATCGCCCGCAGCCTTGGACGCGTCGATCTCCGACTGACGCTCGATCAGAGACCCGTACCGCTCCCGCAAGGCCTCGCTCTGCTCGATCGAACGCTCGATCTCCTCATTGATCGCTTCCGCAGCACGTCGGGCAGCTTCCTCAGCCGGGAGAATCTGTGGGTCACTCAACACCTGCTCACGCGCGATATTCATCAGACGCATCACCGTGATCCGTGACACAAAAGGACTCTCGTCGTTGCCGATCGCACGATATCGCGCGCTGTGGCTCCACGCCTCATGCGTGCCCCACTCATTCGGGTACGCCGACGGCCGGCGGTACGCCTCGGTATCCGTAAAAGAAGGATTGGGCGGCAACGCGTCCGCATCATCAACGATGCGCTGGTTGTACGATTCACTGGCCAGAAAAGCCAGAAAAAGAGCCGCTAGGTCCTTGTGCCGACTGCCTCGATAGATCGCCGCCGAACGAGTGCCGATCAGATCATTGCTGAAGCCGCCCGGAAAAACCGGCATGTAGCTGAGACTCAGGTCCATCGGCTGCTCATACAGGCGAAGCCGGATCAGCGACCACCGCCCGTTGTAGATCATCCCGTAACGACCCGCGTAAAACATCGACACCGAAGCACCGCTGAAACCTGATTCCGCCGCCATCGAGGCCTCCTCCGCAGCGGAGGGCATGAGGTCCAGATCGTAGACCCAGCGGCGCAGACGTAACAGTTCCTCGGCATATCGAGGATCGTCCAGCGTGCAACGCGTCATGGTCTCGTTGAAGATCGACAGCCCCCGCGACCGGATCATCTGCAACAGCATCGCGTAGGCGCGGTAGCCCGTCGGCGTGTCCACGAAGTACACCGTCTGTCGCTCGCCCGGAGCGTTCGCCGCGCTGATAAAAGCAGTCCCGATCCGCTCGAAATCCGCGTACGTCCACGCCCTGGATGGGGTCTCGACGCCAAGACGCTCAAACAACCCACGATTGACCCAGAAACCCAGCAGCGACACATTGCACGGAAAACCGTACTGACGCCCGTCACGCACCAGCGCGCTGCGCAACGCCGGATACGTCGCCTCAGGGCTGAACCCCATCACGCGGGCACGATCCGTGACGTCTTCCAGAACACCCAGCGGCTCCATCTCCCCGATCGAGCAGTCCATGATGTCCGCAGCAACACCCGCCACACTCTGGATGATCTTCTTCGAGTTGTTGCCCGTGCTGATGGCGTCCAGCCGCAGTTCCACCACCGGCCGACCACGATCATCAACGTGACCCTGATCAATCAGCCACTCGTGGAATAACGCCACCTGAGCGACACGGGCCGGACTCATGTCCGTCGCCCAGTAGATGACCGGAACCTCACGCTGCTGCTCCGGCTCAGTCATCAGCGTGACGCCCCCAGCGAGGCTCAGGACCGAGAGGATGATCACAAAAAGGTATTTCATGTGACCGGGGCGTCTTCCGTGAGCGGCTGATCGGTCCAGACCCCGAACCACGGGCTGTCGTCATCATCGACCCTGAGCCACGCCGTGTCCTGCCAGGCCATCGAGCCCTCCGACGCCCGGCTGCTCTGCCACAGCCGCGCACTCACATCGGACGACCCGGTCAAGCGGATCGAGCCCGTCTCGCTCTCCTCCGGCTCCCCGGCAGCAGCAACCTGCCCCTGCCCGAACGAGCCCGCCAGCAGACTCAGATCGATCAGATCCACCACACCGTCATGGTTGCTGTCACCCTGCATCCACGACCCCGACGTGCCAAAAGAGTTGGCCAGCCGCGAGAGATCGATCAGATCAACCACGCCATCCAGATTCGTGTCGCCGTCGTAGGTCGGGCGGATGAGCACAGAATCCGGATTCGTGTCGATTCCCAGGAACACTCCGCCACCCGGCCCCAGCACATCCGAAGCTGTCGCGTACCCCACATTCGCCGCAACATCACCAGGCAAAAGCTGGCCGTTGGCGATCACCGTGCGAAGCGACCCAGCGGTATCCACCGAAGGCTGATTCAGAACCAGCCCGTACCCGTTCAGATCAAGCACGCCCGCTGAGCCCAATATCAGGTCACCCACCTCCATCGCAAGCACCGGACGAACCACCAGCCGGAAAGCCCCATCAAGATCGAGCCTGATCCCGTCAATCCCCGAAAGATCAAGCCTGTCCTCACCACCCGGATTGACGATCTGAATCCGTTCGACGCCCGCGCCAGGCACCTCCATCACAACGCCATCACGCGTCACAACGACGCTCTCAACGCCCGCTGTCACCGTGATCACGTTGTCCAGTTCGGTTGCCGCGATCCAGACCGTGTTCCCGACCCGGCCCGCAAAACCCTCGCCGCGTGTCTCGTACAGCACCGAGCCGATCCCGCGCGCAGCCTCCACCATCGCGTCATAAGGCGTATCG from Phycisphaeraceae bacterium harbors:
- a CDS encoding FAD-dependent oxidoreductase, with the translated sequence MIRPTPSLLRPSTPNPGLHYAYPLQPADPLRLDADVVIYGATPSGIAAAIQVSRMGRSVLLLAFGRRIGGMTTSGLGATDVGHQGAIGGISREFYERVGLHYGQSVSWRFEPSVAERVLSEMLDDAGVRVLFEQRLIRVQSEAKRLVALETEGGHRVTGRVFIDAGYEGDLMAAAGVPYTVGREPNSRYRETLNGVHFGHPGHNFKAWVDPYRTPRDPDSGLLPGVTAEVPGVNGDGDEAIQAYNFRVCLTNQPSNQRPFPRPRGYDPARHELLLRYIEAGVWDALYLTLPVPHHKTDTNNFGAVSSDHIGANHRWPDGSYAERERIFQEHVAYNQGLYYFLANDPRVPASIRDELAAWGLPLDEFEETGGWPHELYIRESRRMLADVVMTEHHCRKFDRSEDSIGLAAYTMDSHNCRRLVIDGRVYNEGNVEVPPSSPYEISYRAIVPPRGHCANLLVPWCLSASHIAFGSIRMEPVGMVLGQSAGAAACLSIELGVDIQAVPYDELADCLTSNHQVLTWSQEPVSTGINQWVEQPADRTSVMTDNHSDHSAAATR
- a CDS encoding prepilin-type N-terminal cleavage/methylation domain-containing protein: MTHHYTTTPRRARRVPGFTLIELLVVISIISLLIGILLPALGAARASARTMACLSNLRQTGLAFSIYATDHNDLFPSRSDLWYRANVLGQYIQGGDTTTPGNIGGSTYACPSDEDGARSYSMNIYATSGDAGAFINSAFGEQFNAAVINASQMIIMSESWSYFQSDGQYFAYAFLAERGFTPYQNFVDRPVRGSSQFGKVYDPLRESQLDFSRHRSTGEPHEARGSVNIVFVDGHAASHTDEQMVDRAAEKSTYALLWSPKDRDVESN
- a CDS encoding glycoside hydrolase family 2 TIM barrel-domain containing protein, whose protein sequence is MSMAPAPHAECFSLTSWLMITLMMLAPHAPGQALAQQAATGPGPIKVEVVERYGRFMLLRDGKPFEMRAVSGFDELDTAAAAGVNTLRTWSTKHLDNGRILDEAHARGMGVMVGLWLGHKRDGFDYSDPEMVKEQYDRVTAEILKYKDHPAVLIWGIGNEAEARGGQPYEAIQQIAEFVKEVDPYHPTATVLAGSHVDRITAVRTRAPSIDILGINTYSHYANVAENVRKAGWTGPYIVTEIGNNGTWEGPRTTWDVPIEPPSGIKAQLYRERYLDLMANRRQCLAAFPFKWGYVPKGTSTWFSLFHANGEPNAVVDQMIQIWTGRWPQDRSPWVTELNIEGQPYDSSITLKPGTVVTAEVRYTHADPHTLDSRWQVKPEATIASGQGSQAINVTAVDTPIEVIDPYTIRFTVPSEPGPYRLYFYGYTPTDRLGSANAPFLVASGP
- a CDS encoding substrate-binding domain-containing protein → MLLQDTPRRRRVALVLNKDQHRWRRVLRGLLGLHEARDEWELHSVPGLTDLHLDLLRRWKPDGIIADVPDQQAAEKIMQLDIPTVHLADRTQVHGLTSVGVDHHKVGQMAGRHFAELGLRHFAYFGDLDWASSRAHLQGFHQTLTDIGLDARVIEPPRFPTLDMSEGWTSADDRIASWLECIPRPFGLLLGDDRWGLWVAQVIRRARMTIPYDVAMLGIQDDELHCEMTTPPLSSIRLPLAQIGLDAGRLLLEIIDGRADPASQIRLPPVSITLRASTSLLAVEDPDLAQALRFIADSAHLPIQVEDILTAVPVSRRQLERKFRELLGRTPLQEIRRQRLLRVRDLLATTDDSLQQIAERTGFGSMYSLCRVFRREANETPMTFRQRYRRS
- a CDS encoding extracellular solute-binding protein; translated protein: MKYLFVIILSVLSLAGGVTLMTEPEQQREVPVIYWATDMSPARVAQVALFHEWLIDQGHVDDRGRPVVELRLDAISTGNNSKKIIQSVAGVAADIMDCSIGEMEPLGVLEDVTDRARVMGFSPEATYPALRSALVRDGRQYGFPCNVSLLGFWVNRGLFERLGVETPSRAWTYADFERIGTAFISAANAPGERQTVYFVDTPTGYRAYAMLLQMIRSRGLSIFNETMTRCTLDDPRYAEELLRLRRWVYDLDLMPSAAEEASMAAESGFSGASVSMFYAGRYGMIYNGRWSLIRLRLYEQPMDLSLSYMPVFPGGFSNDLIGTRSAAIYRGSRHKDLAALFLAFLASESYNQRIVDDADALPPNPSFTDTEAYRRPSAYPNEWGTHEAWSHSARYRAIGNDESPFVSRITVMRLMNIAREQVLSDPQILPAEEAARRAAEAINEEIERSIEQSEALRERYGSLIERQSEIDASKAAGDPVPDDWITNPFHKAYRAGYETVAADQSGGG
- a CDS encoding carbohydrate ABC transporter permease codes for the protein MTDLPPRDRPAAASGARRSAGLSKVGVHLVLTLLSMTMILPFVWMILTSLKPLEEVGLESWLPSELRWDNYAVLLGLESAEGTELQGILFGRWYWNSILVASWVTFLQVFTSALAAFSFSRLRWRGRDTVFFLYLGTMMLPGLVMMIPNYQIMISLGLVDTYMGLIIPASFSAFGTFLLRQFMLTIPSSLDEAAMIDGASRWRLFWDIILPLSRPGVITLTIFTFIASFHSFFWPLVMLKSTHRYTLPVGLLFFDSSQGQQTNVLMAAMALSVLPMLVLFVVLQRYLVKGIQLGAVKG
- a CDS encoding sugar ABC transporter permease: MRRSPSRQGWWDVVVGVGFLLPNIVGFLCFTFLPLILSLILAFSNWDLRLHNMFKQEPLRFIGFDNFVRMAGDPDFWRYLGNTLFLMMAIPFGIAGSLGAALLLSQDLGHPAWIAWMRRVSLAVLVLSLLVLAMLGAGVTAMTLLLASLAGLVLVGGAAGGSTVYRTLFYLPHFTAGVATYILWKKLYSPETGPINAVLRPVLEGVEDSVLAVPAGVPQAMSLLLLGLLVFLTVVGTRWLLGWHREGESGGLPVLVAVAALTLPCWVGGWGAGEWRAVALLVVAVTVVLWAVISVVATGQTCRRDEGVGGTVLAGVVWMVGGLALLGLSRVFWGLPEMASGGLEPPNWLSDTRWAKPALMIMMLWAAIGSNNMLLYLAGLSNVPGELYEAASIDGAGHWDRFWHVTWPQLAPITFFIVIMSVIAGLQGGFEMARTMTEGGPAGATTTLSYYIYIEGFETGRLGYAASVTWTLFAMVFVLTMMNWTFGNRFVND